The following proteins come from a genomic window of Chionomys nivalis chromosome 9, mChiNiv1.1, whole genome shotgun sequence:
- the LOC130881613 gene encoding neuroendocrine secretory protein 55-like, protein MDRRSRAQQWRRARHNYNDLCPPIGRRAATALLWLSCSIALLRALATSNARAQQRAAQRRSFLNAHHRSAAAAAAAQVLPESPESESDHEHEEPAPELARPECLEYPDTDYETDSETESETESETETETETETETESETESETESESDIESESELESESDTAPATEPETEPEDERGPRGATFNQSLTQRLHALKLQSADASQSHSQPTTQEPESASEGEEPQREPLDEDPRDPEESEERKEEEARQPRRCKTRKPARRRRDQSPESPPRKGPIPIRRH, encoded by the coding sequence ATGGATCGCAGGTCCCGGGCTCAGCAGTGGCGCCGAGCTCGCCATAATTACAACGACCTGTGCCCGCCCATCGGCCGCCGGGCCGCCACCGCGCTCCTCTGGCTCTCCTGCTCCATCGCTCTCCTCCGCGCCCTAGCCACTTCCAACGCCCGTGCCCAGCAGCGTGCTGCCCAGCGTCGGAGCTTCCTTAACGCCCACCACCGctccgccgctgccgccgctgcTGCGCAGGTACTCCCCGAGTCCCCTGAATCCGAGTCTGACCACGAGCACGAGGAGCCAGCGCCTGAGCTAGCCCGCCCTGAGTGCCTGGAGTACCCTGACACCGACTACGAGACAGATTCGGAGACCGAGTCCGAGACCGAGTCCGAGACCGAGACTGAGACGGAGACTGAGACCGAGACCGAGTCGGAGACCGAGTCGGAGACCGAGTCCGAATCTGATATCGAGTCCGAGTCCGAATTAGAGAGCGAATCTGATACCGCCCCCGCAACTGAGCCTGAGACCGAGCCCGAGGACGAACGCGGCCCCCGGGGTGCCACCTTCAACCAGTCTCTCACCCAGCGCCTGCACGCTCTGAAGTTGCAGAGCGCCGACGCCTCCCAGAGTCATTCGCAGCCCACCACTCAGGAGCCCGAGAGCGCAAGCGAGGGGGAGGAGCCCCAGCGCGAGCCCTTAGACGAGGATCCTCGGGACCCCGAGGAGTCAGAGGAACGCAAGGAGGAGGAGGCCAGGCAGCCCCGCCGCTGCAAGACCAGGAAgcccgcccgccgccgccgcgaCCAGTCCCCGGAGTCCCCTCCCAGAAAGGGGCCCATCCCCATCCGGCGTCACTAA